In Balneolaceae bacterium, a genomic segment contains:
- a CDS encoding NAD(P) transhydrogenase subunit alpha gives MEDLIFNLFIFVLASFVGFELISKVPPTLHTPLMSGANAISGITLIGALIISGASGSAFSHWIGFAAIIFATINVVGGFMVTDRMLEMFKKKEDDQ, from the coding sequence ATGGAAGATCTGATTTTTAATCTATTTATTTTTGTTCTGGCTTCTTTTGTAGGCTTTGAACTAATCTCAAAGGTACCTCCAACACTACATACACCCCTCATGTCGGGTGCAAATGCTATTTCGGGAATCACACTTATCGGTGCTTTAATTATTTCCGGAGCTTCCGGAAGTGCATTCTCGCACTGGATCGGTTTTGCCGCCATCATCTTTGCCACCATTAATGTGGTTGGGGGATTTATGGTTACCGACCGTATGCTCGAAATGTTTAAAAAAAAGGAGGATGATCAATGA
- a CDS encoding NAD(P)(+) transhydrogenase (Re/Si-specific) subunit beta, with the protein MSQFLPEAIQSFLPNVIQLIYLVATGFFIIGIKRLGSPATARSGNQLASLGMFIGVAVTLFDQEIVSFELIIAGVVIGSVIGAFAAKKVEMTAMPEMVAIFNGFGGGASALVAWGELARLDATLFDIQSLVTTGLSILIGSITFTGSYIAFGKLKGFIGGGRIALPGQNIINLLLTAIALVLVGWFTVDPTNQVIFWCLFGLALLIGVLTVLPIGGADMPVVISLLNSYSGIAASMAGFVLGNNLLIISGALVGAAGLILTNIMCKAMNRTLPNVLFGAFGGSDEGPAATGDSDKTVQQTFADDVAIQCSYAKKVVIAPGYGLAVAQAQHVLKEVANLLEEKGVEVKYAIHPVAGRMPGHMNVLLAEADVPYDELYDLEEINPEFSSTDVVLIIGANDVVNPAAKTSPGSPIYGMPILNVDEAKRTIIFKRSLSPGYAGIDNALFYDDKNQMFFGDAKKSLQELATAIKELD; encoded by the coding sequence ATGAGCCAGTTTTTACCTGAAGCCATTCAATCCTTTTTACCAAATGTTATTCAGTTAATCTACCTGGTCGCCACTGGATTTTTTATCATTGGGATCAAACGGCTGGGATCTCCTGCAACTGCGAGATCCGGAAATCAGCTTGCATCCTTAGGAATGTTTATTGGTGTTGCCGTCACACTTTTCGATCAGGAAATTGTAAGCTTTGAATTGATTATTGCCGGAGTTGTTATCGGATCCGTGATTGGTGCATTTGCAGCCAAAAAAGTGGAAATGACCGCGATGCCGGAGATGGTGGCTATCTTCAACGGTTTTGGCGGTGGTGCCTCAGCACTCGTAGCCTGGGGAGAACTGGCCCGGCTGGATGCCACACTTTTTGATATTCAGTCTCTTGTAACCACAGGTTTAAGTATCCTCATTGGTTCCATTACCTTCACTGGAAGTTATATCGCCTTCGGAAAATTGAAAGGATTTATCGGAGGAGGCCGAATTGCCCTTCCCGGTCAGAATATCATCAATCTACTTCTAACTGCCATTGCCCTGGTTCTTGTTGGATGGTTTACTGTTGATCCGACAAATCAGGTTATTTTTTGGTGCCTTTTTGGTTTGGCATTGTTGATTGGTGTGTTAACAGTACTCCCGATTGGCGGCGCCGATATGCCGGTAGTCATATCCCTGTTGAACTCCTACTCTGGAATTGCTGCCTCGATGGCCGGGTTTGTACTTGGAAACAATCTTCTGATTATCAGTGGTGCACTGGTAGGAGCAGCCGGTTTGATTCTTACCAACATCATGTGTAAAGCGATGAACCGTACTTTACCTAATGTTCTCTTTGGTGCTTTTGGCGGCAGCGATGAAGGCCCGGCTGCAACAGGTGATTCTGACAAAACCGTTCAACAGACCTTTGCCGATGATGTGGCTATTCAGTGTTCATATGCCAAAAAAGTAGTGATTGCTCCCGGTTATGGATTGGCTGTAGCACAGGCACAGCATGTATTGAAGGAAGTTGCCAACCTGCTCGAAGAAAAAGGAGTTGAAGTAAAATATGCTATTCACCCTGTTGCGGGACGAATGCCGGGCCATATGAATGTGTTATTGGCTGAAGCAGATGTACCGTACGATGAACTTTACGATTTGGAAGAGATTAATCCTGAATTCTCATCCACGGATGTAGTTCTGATTATCGGGGCTAATGATGTGGTAAATCCGGCTGCAAAAACATCCCCCGGAAGTCCTATTTATGGAATGCCGATTCTGAATGTTGATGAAGCCAAACGAACCATCATCTTTAAGCGAAGTTTAAGTCCTGGTTATGCCGGAATTGATAATGCACTTTTCTACGATGACAAAAATCAG